In Sulfitobacter sp. OXR-159, one DNA window encodes the following:
- a CDS encoding cysteine desulfurase, producing the protein MFNVDAVRAQFPILGREVNGKPLVYLDNGASAQKPQVVIDAITQAYANEYSNVHRGLHYLSNLATDKYESVRGTVARFLNAGSEDEIVLNTGATMGINTVAYGWAMPRMQAGDEIVLSVMEHHANIVPWHFLRERQGVVLKWVDVDATGALDPQAVIDAIGPKTKLVAISHLSNVLGTKVDVKSITAAAHEKGVPVLVDGSQGAVHMPVDVQDIGCDFYAVTGHKLYGPSGSGAIYIKSERMAEMRPFIGGGDMIREVSKDAVSYNDPPMMFEAGTPGIVATIGLGVALDFMMDLGMENIAAHEDDLRDYAVSRLSGLNWLNLQGTTPDKAAIFSFTLDGAAHAHDISTVLDKKGVAVRAGHHCAAPLMAHLGVSATCRASFGMYNTRAEVDTLVDALELAHDLFA; encoded by the coding sequence ATGTTCAACGTTGATGCTGTCCGGGCGCAGTTTCCGATCCTCGGCCGCGAAGTGAACGGCAAGCCGCTGGTCTATCTCGACAATGGTGCATCAGCGCAGAAGCCGCAGGTGGTGATCGATGCGATCACCCAAGCCTACGCGAATGAATACTCCAATGTTCACCGTGGCTTGCACTACCTTTCTAATCTGGCGACCGACAAATATGAAAGCGTGCGCGGCACCGTTGCACGGTTTCTCAATGCCGGATCAGAAGATGAGATCGTGCTCAACACCGGTGCTACTATGGGGATCAACACCGTGGCCTATGGCTGGGCCATGCCGCGGATGCAGGCCGGTGATGAGATCGTCCTGTCGGTGATGGAGCATCACGCCAATATCGTGCCATGGCATTTCCTGCGCGAGCGGCAGGGCGTGGTGCTGAAATGGGTCGACGTAGACGCCACCGGCGCGCTGGACCCGCAGGCGGTGATCGATGCCATCGGGCCAAAGACCAAGCTGGTTGCGATATCGCATCTTTCCAATGTTTTGGGGACCAAAGTTGATGTGAAATCCATCACCGCAGCGGCGCATGAAAAAGGCGTTCCGGTGCTGGTCGATGGCTCGCAGGGGGCGGTGCATATGCCGGTGGATGTCCAAGACATCGGCTGTGATTTCTATGCCGTCACGGGGCACAAACTCTATGGCCCCTCGGGCTCAGGGGCGATCTACATCAAGTCCGAGCGGATGGCCGAAATGCGTCCGTTCATCGGGGGCGGCGACATGATCCGCGAAGTCAGCAAAGACGCGGTGAGCTACAACGACCCGCCGATGATGTTCGAGGCGGGCACCCCCGGCATTGTGGCCACCATCGGCTTGGGCGTGGCGCTGGATTTCATGATGGACCTGGGAATGGAAAATATCGCCGCCCATGAAGATGATCTGCGCGACTACGCCGTGTCCCGTCTCAGTGGGCTGAACTGGCTTAACCTTCAGGGTACGACACCGGATAAGGCGGCCATCTTTAGCTTCACCTTGGATGGCGCGGCCCATGCCCATGACATTTCAACCGTGCTCGACAAGAAGGGCGTGGCGGTGCGGGCCGGGCACCATTGCGCGGCACCTTTGATGGCGCATCTCGGGGTATCTGCCACCTGCCGCGCGTCCTTTGGCATGTATAACACCCGCGCCGAGGTCGACACATTGGTTGACGCACTTGAATTGGCGCATGATCTTTTCGCCTAA